A part of Vicia villosa cultivar HV-30 ecotype Madison, WI unplaced genomic scaffold, Vvil1.0 ctg.002868F_1_1, whole genome shotgun sequence genomic DNA contains:
- the LOC131639923 gene encoding uncharacterized protein LOC131639923 — protein sequence MQEEKQRVVNAITSNNSENLAYAVAESNGSKSKNGRRDRPLCSHCNVLGHTKDKCFKLHGYPPGFKKGKVFTPSQPNANAVNTENMDVETPLNTKQYQQLIAYIQGQMARQSNTDPTPSDSVGHSAGEGDWFG from the exons ATGCAAGAAGAAAAGCAGCGTGTGGTTAATGCTATCACTAGTAACAACAGTGAGAACCTTGCCTATGCTGTTGCTGAATCTAATGGATCCAAGTCTAAGAATGGGAGAAGGGATAGACCTCTGTGCTCACATTGTAATGTTCTTGGTCACACCAAAGATAAGTGTTTCAAGCTTCACGGTTATCCACCAGGTTTTAAGAAAGGAAAAGTGTTCACCCCTTCACAACCAAATGCCAATGCTGTAAACACAGAGAACATGGATGTAGAAACGCCTTTGAACACCAAGCAGTATCAGCAACTCATAGCATATATTCAAGGACAGATGGCCAGACAATCTAACACAGACCCTACACCAAGTGATTCAGTTG GACACTCAGCAGGGGAAGGTGACTGGTTCGGGTGA